The Pseudomonas parafulva genome includes a window with the following:
- a CDS encoding magnesium transporter: MQNPIDKTIAVGAVDAALDAQRRQTTESFHKGASITNTIGDLRHATLGLLYRKRVLWLVLLVFGNLFSGAGIAAFEETIAAHIALVFFLPLLVDSGGNAGSQSATLMVRGLATGEVTLSDWGRMLGREFGVALLLGCTMAVAVASLGLLRGGPQIALIVASSMVVIVLVGSLIGMSLPFLLSRLKLDPATASGPLITSIADAAGVLVYFGIATQVLEL, encoded by the coding sequence ATGCAAAACCCTATCGATAAAACCATCGCTGTTGGTGCCGTCGACGCTGCGCTCGACGCGCAACGGCGGCAAACCACCGAAAGCTTCCACAAAGGCGCCTCCATCACCAATACCATCGGTGACCTGCGGCACGCGACCCTCGGATTGCTGTACCGCAAGCGGGTGTTGTGGCTGGTGCTGCTGGTGTTCGGCAACCTGTTCTCAGGGGCAGGCATCGCGGCCTTCGAAGAAACCATTGCCGCGCATATCGCCCTGGTGTTCTTTCTGCCACTGCTGGTCGACAGCGGCGGCAATGCAGGCTCCCAGTCGGCAACCCTCATGGTCAGGGGCCTGGCCACAGGCGAAGTCACGCTGAGCGACTGGGGGCGAATGCTGGGGCGCGAATTTGGCGTCGCGCTGCTGCTGGGCTGCACCATGGCGGTAGCCGTGGCATCGCTTGGGCTGTTGCGTGGCGGCCCGCAGATCGCCTTGATCGTGGCCAGCAGCATGGTGGTGATCGTGCTGGTCGGCAGCCTGATCGGCATGAGCCTGCCGTTTCTGCTGAGCCGGCTCAAGCTGGACCCCGCCACGGCCAGCGGGCCATTGATCACGTCCATTGCCGACGCAGCAGGCGTGTTGGTGTACTTCGGTATCGCGACCCAGGTGCTTGAACTCTGA
- the ilvD gene encoding dihydroxy-acid dehydratase, with product MPDYRSKTSTHGRNMAGARALWRATGMKDEDFKKPIIAIANSFTQFVPGHVHLKDLGQLVAREIERAGGVAKEFNTIAVDDGIAMGHDGMLYSLPSREIIADAVEYMVNAHCADAIVCISNCDKITPGMLMAALRLNIPVIFVSGGPMEAGKTKLASHGLDLVDAMVIAADSTASDEKVAEYERSACPTCGSCSGMFTANSMNCLTEALGLALPGNGSTLATHSDREQLFLTAGRTIVELCKRYYGENDASVLPRSIANFKAFENAMMLDIAMGGSTNTILHLLAAAQEGEVAFDLRDIDRLSRKVPQLCKVAPNIQKYHMEDVHRAGGIFSILGSLARGGLLHTDLPTVHSRSMEEAIAKWDITQTDDEEVHTFFKAGPAGIPTQTAFSQSTRWETLDDDRENGCIRSFEHAYSQEGGLAVLYGNIALDGCVVKTAGVDESIHVFEGTAKIFESQDSAVRGILADEVKAGDIVIIRYEGPKGGPGMQEMLYPTSYLKSKGLGKACALLTDGRFSGGTSGLSIGHASPEAAAGGAIGLVRDGDKVLIDIPNRSINLLVSDDELAERRAEQDKKGWKPAEVRPRKVTTALKAYALLATSADKGAVRNKAMLEGL from the coding sequence ATGCCTGATTACCGTTCCAAGACTTCCACCCACGGCCGCAACATGGCAGGTGCACGCGCCCTGTGGCGTGCCACCGGCATGAAGGACGAAGACTTCAAGAAGCCGATCATCGCCATTGCCAACTCCTTCACCCAGTTCGTGCCGGGCCATGTGCACCTCAAGGATCTGGGCCAGCTGGTCGCTCGCGAGATCGAGCGCGCCGGTGGCGTGGCCAAGGAATTCAACACCATCGCGGTCGATGACGGCATCGCCATGGGTCACGACGGCATGCTGTACTCGCTGCCCAGCCGTGAAATCATCGCCGACGCGGTGGAGTACATGGTCAACGCGCACTGTGCCGATGCCATCGTCTGCATCTCCAACTGCGACAAGATCACCCCCGGCATGCTGATGGCCGCCTTGCGCCTGAACATTCCGGTGATCTTCGTCTCCGGCGGCCCGATGGAAGCCGGCAAGACCAAGCTGGCCAGCCATGGCCTGGACTTGGTCGACGCCATGGTCATCGCCGCCGACAGCACGGCCTCCGATGAAAAGGTCGCCGAATACGAGCGCAGCGCCTGCCCTACCTGCGGCTCGTGCTCTGGCATGTTCACCGCCAACTCGATGAACTGCCTGACCGAGGCCTTGGGCCTGGCCCTACCGGGCAACGGTTCCACCCTGGCCACCCACTCGGACCGCGAGCAGTTGTTCCTGACGGCCGGCCGCACCATCGTCGAGCTGTGCAAGCGGTACTACGGCGAGAACGACGCATCGGTCCTGCCGCGCAGCATCGCCAACTTCAAGGCGTTCGAGAACGCCATGATGCTGGACATCGCCATGGGGGGGTCGACCAACACCATCCTGCACCTGCTGGCTGCGGCGCAGGAAGGCGAAGTGGCATTCGACCTGCGCGACATCGATCGTCTGTCGCGCAAGGTGCCGCAGCTGTGCAAGGTGGCGCCCAACATCCAGAAGTACCACATGGAGGACGTGCACCGCGCCGGCGGTATCTTCAGCATCCTGGGCTCGCTGGCCCGTGGCGGCCTGCTGCACACCGACCTGCCCACCGTGCATAGCCGCAGCATGGAAGAAGCCATCGCCAAGTGGGACATCACCCAGACCGACGACGAGGAAGTGCATACCTTCTTCAAGGCTGGCCCAGCCGGCATCCCGACCCAGACCGCGTTCAGCCAGTCGACGCGTTGGGAAACCCTGGATGACGACCGCGAGAACGGCTGCATCCGCAGCTTCGAGCACGCGTATTCACAAGAAGGTGGTTTGGCCGTGCTGTACGGCAACATTGCCCTGGACGGCTGCGTGGTGAAAACCGCCGGTGTCGACGAATCGATCCACGTGTTCGAAGGCACGGCCAAGATCTTCGAAAGCCAGGACAGCGCCGTGCGTGGCATCCTCGCCGACGAAGTGAAGGCCGGCGACATCGTGATCATCCGCTACGAAGGCCCGAAAGGTGGCCCGGGCATGCAGGAAATGCTGTATCCCACGTCGTACCTCAAGTCCAAGGGCCTGGGCAAGGCGTGCGCCCTGCTCACCGACGGCCGATTCTCGGGAGGCACCTCGGGCCTGTCCATCGGTCATGCCTCGCCGGAAGCGGCAGCAGGCGGCGCCATCGGCCTGGTGCGCGACGGCGACAAAGTCCTGATCGATATCCCCAACCGCTCGATCAACCTGCTGGTGAGCGATGACGAGCTGGCCGAGCGCCGCGCCGAGCAGGACAAGAAGGGCTGGAAACCGGCTGAGGTACGCCCGCGCAAGGTGACGACAGCCTTGAAGGCCTACGCCCTGTTGGCGACCAGTGCCGACAAAGGTGCCGTGCGCAACAAGGCGATGCTCGAAGGGCTGTGA
- a CDS encoding dihydrofolate reductase, with amino-acid sequence MKTLLPLSLIVACADNRVIGIDNSMPWHLPGDFKYFKATTLGKPIIMGRKTWDSLGRPLPGRLNIVVSRQPGLELAGAEVFASLEDALVRADQWAREQGVDELMLIGGAQLYGQALEQGLVSRMYVTRVELSPKGDAWFPDFDRKQWTLLSSQAQAEEGKPLYHFEVWDKA; translated from the coding sequence ATGAAGACATTACTGCCCTTAAGCCTGATCGTGGCCTGCGCCGACAACCGCGTGATAGGCATCGACAATTCCATGCCCTGGCATTTGCCGGGGGACTTCAAGTATTTCAAGGCCACCACCTTGGGCAAGCCCATCATCATGGGCCGCAAGACCTGGGACTCGCTGGGACGGCCGCTGCCTGGGCGGTTGAATATCGTGGTCAGCAGGCAGCCCGGGCTAGAACTGGCCGGTGCCGAAGTTTTCGCTTCGCTGGAAGACGCGCTGGTGCGGGCTGATCAGTGGGCGCGCGAGCAAGGTGTCGACGAGCTGATGCTGATCGGTGGTGCGCAGCTCTACGGGCAGGCGCTGGAGCAAGGACTCGTCAGCCGGATGTACGTGACGCGGGTCGAGCTGTCGCCCAAGGGCGATGCCTGGTTCCCGGATTTCGATCGCAAGCAGTGGACGCTACTGTCCAGTCAGGCGCAGGCTGAGGAAGGTAAGCCGTTGTATCACTTCGAGGTGTGGGACAAGGCCTGA